CCCTCTTCTGAGGGGGAGGGCCGGGGAGGGAGAGCGGGAACTGGACGACAGCAGACGATGTGGAAGCAGAGCGCCACGGCCGAGGTCGCCCTTCAATCCCAGGCATCTCCGCCCCAGCTCAGTTCATGGGCCCTCTCGGCGGCCCGCCACTGAGCTCATTCAGCACGGCCACGAACTCATCCGGCGGTGTGAACGTGAGCCGATTCGCGCTCATCTCGCTGGGCAAGCGGAGCAGCTTTCCGTGGTGCCACCAATACAGGTTCGGGCTCAGCGATCCCGGCCCTTCCTGAAACATCCCAAACGCCATCGAGATGAGCCCGTTGATCGCGCTCACCACGCGCATGTCGCGGATGGGGTGGAACAGCACCGCATGCCTGTGCGGCATGGCCACGAGCACGCCGTGGTGTGCCGGTCTGTCGAGGAACGCCTCCAGCCTCAACGCATGCGAGGTGGTGAAGAAGCTGTCCCCAATCAGCGCATCGATGTTCACGCCACCACCGACCTCCACCACGCGTCGCTCGGGCGGCGGCTCGTGGGCGACGTTGTCGAGCCCCAGCCGGAAGAGGTCATCCTCGGTGACACCCCAGGCATCGGTCCTGGCCTTGGCCACGCTTCGCACCGAGCTGGGGAGGTCGTACACCACCGCGGCCTCGACGCCCTCGGCCACCTTGCGATGGATGAGCTGGTCGCCGACCTCGGCGCCGTACCCCGCGCTGTAGAGCCGCACCTTCACCTTGTCGCGCACGCGCTCGTAGCTGGCCTCGAGGCTCTCGATCTCGGCGCTCTCGCGGTTGGACTTGATGATGTTGTCGAGGTGCTCGGCGATGAGCGACTGCCAGCGCTCCGGCGGCTCGCGGTGGCAGAGCTGCGCCAGGTTCTGCAGCCCGAGGTGGTTGGGCTCGCCCGCGCCCATCCGCACCTTGATGACGCCATTGCCAAACTCGAAGGGCAGCGCCCGCCGGGTGAGCTCCGCCTCGACGGTGTTCAGGAACTTCGCGTACTCCGCATCGCTGAAGAACCGGGCCCACTCCGGCGCGGTGCCGCCGCTGCGAAAGTAGCGATCGAAGATCGTCACGTCGTCCAGCCTACTCCTTTCAACCGAAGTCGGCTGTCACCCGTCCAGACGGCGCGTCGCGATTGACGGCATCGAGGACTGCAAGCAACACCGCCTCCACGTCCCGCTCGGCCTGCGCCGCGTCCACGCGCAGCACGGTCATGCCCAAAGCCTCGAGGAAGCGCTGCCGGTAGGCGTCGTACTCGGGCATCTGCGCGTCGTCGAGCTCGAGAGCGAGCCGAAGCGAGGGCGCGTAGAAGTCCACGATGAACTGCGCAATCGGGTGCTTGCGGCGGAACTTGAGGCCACAGAAGGCGCGCCTGCGAAGTCGCGACCAAAGCAGGCCCTCGACCGACGTCTGCGCTCTTCGTTGCTGACGTGCTTTTTCGACGAGATCCGCGCGCGCACGCGCAGTCCAATCCCACCCCACCATCGCCCACCTCCCCCCGAAACACGGGAGAGGTAGCACGGTGATCTGACATGGCGTCAGGCTTCCCCAGGCACGCTCGGGTGCGAAGTACCTGGGAAACGGTGACGGTGATCGGTGTGCGGTGATCGGATTACTTGCCGAAGACCGCGCGCTCGAAGCCGCCGTGCCACGCTTCGGCAGCGAACGTCACCGGCACGTCGACGTGGCCTTCGATCACCAGGCGCGCGCCGCCGACCTCGCCAATCCACGCGAACGGCACGCCCGCCTTCTTCGCCGCCGCCTCGACGGCGCTCGCCTGCGCGGGGTTCACGCTGATCACCACGCGGCTCGCGTCCTCGCCGAAGAGCAGCGCATCCGCACGAACGGCGCTCTCGAGCTTCACGCGCGCCCCCAGCCGCTGCTCGCCCATCACACAGCACTCCGCCAGCGCCACCCCGAGCCCACCTTCGGCGCAGTCATGGGCGCTGTTCACCTGGCCCTGGCGCACCAGCTCACGCACCAGCTTCTGGAGCTTCGCCTCGGCCACGAGATCGAGCGACGGCGGCTTGCCCGCGGTCTTCCCATGCAC
This DNA window, taken from Deltaproteobacteria bacterium, encodes the following:
- a CDS encoding DUF559 domain-containing protein, with amino-acid sequence MVGWDWTARARADLVEKARQQRRAQTSVEGLLWSRLRRRAFCGLKFRRKHPIAQFIVDFYAPSLRLALELDDAQMPEYDAYRQRFLEALGMTVLRVDAAQAERDVEAVLLAVLDAVNRDAPSGRVTADFG